A genomic window from Emys orbicularis isolate rEmyOrb1 chromosome 8, rEmyOrb1.hap1, whole genome shotgun sequence includes:
- the PRELID1 gene encoding PRELI domain-containing protein 1, mitochondrial — MGKHCASLGLLRGPWDQVFAAFWQRYPNPYSKHVLTEDIVHREVTADQKLLSRRLLTKTNRMPRWAERFFPANVAHSVYILEDSIVDPKNRTMTTYTWNINHARLMVVEERCVYCVNPENSNWTEVRRDAWVSSSLFGVSRAIQEFGLARFKSNVTKSTKGFEYVLAKMQGEAPSKTLVETAKEATEKAKETALAATEKAKDLASKAATKKKQQYV, encoded by the exons ATGGGGAAGCACTGCGCGAGCCTGGGCCTCCTGCGCGGGCCCTGGGACCAAGTGTTCGCCGCCTTCTGGCAGCGCTACCCGAACCCCTACAG CAAGCATGTCCTGACAGAAGACATTGTGCACCGGGAGGTGACAGCGGACCAGAAGCTGCTCTCCAGGCGGCTCCTGACCAAGACCAACAGGATGCCACGGTGGGCAGAGCGCTTCTTTCCTGCCAATGTCGCCCACTCTGTCTACATCCTGGAAGATTCCATCGTGGACCCGAAGAACCGAACCATGACCACGTACACCTGGAACATTAATCATGCTCGTCTTATG GTGGTGGAGGAGCGCTGTGTTTACTGTGTGAACCCAGAGAACAGCAACTGGACTGAAGTCAGACGGGATGCGTGGGTCTCCTCCAGTCTGTTTGGCGTCTCCCGAGCCATCCAG GAGTTCGGCCTGGCCAGGTTCAAGAGCAACGTGACCAAGAGCACCAAGGGGTTTGAATACGTGCTCGCTAAAATGCAAG GAGAAGCTCCCTCCAAGACCTTGGTGGAGACGGCGAAGGAGGCCACTGAGAAGGCCAAGGAGACAGCCTTAGCAGCCACAGAGAAAGCCAAGGACCTGGCCAGCAAGGCGGCCACCAAGAAGAAGCAGCAGTATGTGTGA
- the RAB24 gene encoding ras-related protein Rab-24: MSGQRVDVKVVMLGKEYVGKTSLVERYVHNRFLVGPYQNTIGAAFVAKVMSVGGRTVTLGIWDTAGSERYEAMSRIYYRGARAAIVCYDLTDSSSFQRAKFWVTELQNFEENCRIYLCGTKSDLLEEDRKKRGIDFHDVQDYADEIKAELFETSSKTGQSVDELFQKVAEDYVQLMAFQVMTEDEGVDLSQKNSTYFYSCCHH; the protein is encoded by the exons ATGAGTGGGCAGCGTGTGGATGTCAAAGTAGTGATGCTGGGAAAGGAGTATGTGGGCAAGACCAGCCTGGTGGAGAGATATGTCCATAACCGCTTCCTCGTTGGACCTTATCAAAAC ACGATCGGGGCTGCGTTTGTGGCCAAAGTGATGTCAGTCGGGGGCCGGACAGTAACCTTGGGGATCTGG GACACGGCTGGGTCGGAGCGCTACGAGGCCATGAGTCGGATATACTACCGAGGGGCCAGAGCTGCCATTGTGTGTTATG ATCTCACGGATAGCAGCAGCTTTCAGCGAGCTAAGTTCTGGGTGACCGAGCTGCAGAACTTCGAGGAG AACTGCCGGATCTATCTGTGTGGCACCAAGAGCGACCTGTTGGAAGAGGACAGGAAGAAGCGGGGCATTGACTTCCATGATGTGCAGGATTACGCAGACG AGATTAAGGCTGAGCTCTTTGAAACCTCCAGTAAGACAGGCCAGAGCGTGG aTGAGCTGTTCCAGAAGGTGGCTGAGGATTATGTCCAGCTCATGGCCTTCCAGGTGATGACAG AGGATGAAGGCGTAGACCTGAGCCAGAAGAACAGCACCTACTTCTacagctgctgccaccactga